Within the Glycine soja cultivar W05 chromosome 3, ASM419377v2, whole genome shotgun sequence genome, the region GATTATAATAGTCAAGTTAATTGTGCAAGCTGGGATATGATTGATGGCAACAACACTATATCCATTAGAAGATATATATAATAGagaaaatagtaaatatatGGCGAAGTGGGGGGAGGGAAGTAAATGCTTAAACTGTTCTGAGTCTCGTTAGTGTCTCCTAGCTAGGGTTCTCTTGTCTCTACACAACAGAGTGCTTTACAAAAGATTGAGTAAGAAACCTAGGGCCAGATATTAAACTAAGAATATGTGGAAAATAGATGTTgcataatcatttttcttaGGTAGTGACTTTCACTCTACTTATTAAATATGTCCAAATTAATGTGGTATATATGCTGTAGAGTCCTGATGATCCTTCAAACAAGAGTAATGAAATTCACCacccattaatatatatatcgaTCACTCACGAATATGCCATAAccagaaattattttaacaaatcctggagtatatatattaatattttgatgGATAATTTCATTTATCGTTTGCACAAAGATTTCATTTCTTGAATAACATATCTGGCTATTTTACATTtggcagtaaaaaaaataataacatttccCAATCTCGTTAGTGTACGGTCTACccaaaacattatatatatatatttttaattagttttatatagTGCTTCTGATGTATGATTTTTCATGAATAATTAGGTTATCCATTGAACGAGCGTGTCGTGCACTACAAAATATAAACAGTGGTTTAACATGTCCCCCCACTATGCCAAACAAGATGGTCGTGCGCTACTAATTATTTGATGGATGATTGTTGGTGATATCAGCTTAAGCTGGTGTAGCTAGCTTCTCTAAATGATTGATTAGAATCAGTGTTTCATATGTGgcgtagaaaaataataaatgatataaattagttttttttttactcaataatattaaaaaagcttaaatatttttttcatatacgtaatttagtattttttttattttaatcctaataaaatatatttattttattttatatccttaaagaattttaattaacctttttttactgtttaaaatactttttattgcTCGggcattatttaaaatattttataaaaactaaaacaaaaaatattataagaacaaaaatgacaaaaatagataaatcacagaaataaaaaatatttaggcgtataaaaaataataataaaatatactctgacacaaatttgaataaataaaataacaatatttagGCTTTCTTTCACATATGAATTctgatattattatattaaaagttttatttacgGATCATGTCCTgacatattattatattatgttttcaatggaaaaaataattgtatttagaaatatcttgaaaacatagtaacccctcaaaaaaaaaaaaaagagttaccCCCTCCTTATTCTTCTCTCTGTATATATTAGGACTAAAGTGGATATACAATCATGTTGCAATACGTAGTGGACTTTGCATCAGATGTCTAATGCTAATTGGCCACGACATATATCTCTCTCAAATAATTCaagtatttattttcatatattttttttatattggtaTTGATGTCAAAAGTATTATTCAGCCTCAAGTTGTCAGACGCTGATGCAATTCTAGTAATCATGTATCAACGAATATATATAAGTGTCCATGACCTTATGTTGAGCCATTGTTGCTTCTCTGTCTTATCATATTAATCCatttaactcttcaatctcAAGTCCACTAATAATGTAACCAATCCTATAATcaactcaattttttataaagaaaaaggtcaTTCAAATAACCTGTTTATTCTTGAGTTGATACACTCAATATAGCAAAATAGTATGATTCCTTAGCCGTACACCTTAttgttgataaatttttaaGGATTCACTACTCATTAATAgatgtaatttaatttgaaaacattttgggGAGATAAGATTAGATCATTGGGTCCTTTTATAGTTgtggtttgtttcttttttcaatgTCTTTCTTAAATCACTAGCAAAAAATAGGTTCGAAAGTTTTATCATCGATACATCTTATGAAGCAAGTTGTAGTGTTAATTTGAAGCTTTCAAAATACGTTagacttataaataaaaaatctttgtttttcttttcttcttatctGCTCTGAGCGTTTACTTGTTGGCGTTGCTTAAAAATTCAgattcattttttctcttattctaAGATTATAATTAgacatctttatttatttttatccctaGTGGGTGCTAGCATATAGCCGCATGATACAAAGTCATATGccaaaattaattacttttcagGGAGGACTCTTTCTGTTGTAGATCAGAGCAAAATTTTTGTGAATCTAATACCAACAAAATAATGCTGCCTAATCATCCACTAATGTCCATTTCTTAGTTAAAGTTCCAAAACAGTTAATTAATCCAACTAAGAGCTAACCTCAGCAAAAACTTGTTTGGTCACCTCAAATTTGTATTTTGCAAATTGCCATTTTCCTTATGCCTTTTTAAGGAGCCCCATGTTTGAAGCTTTGAATTAAATAGAGGTCTAACTCTTAACATTGAAATTAAGAagacttttcttttgttttatatcACAAAAATCTTTCACTGAAAGTCATCTTATTCGAAATAGACATAATTATTATGAACTATAAAATTCTCattctaaatatatttaacagttacatattcaaaaatcaaattaaaaatcacttaaCAAGCTAAACAAATTTATGAGTCTATTTATTTCTGTGTTGAATAATTCTGAAGAACTTTGTTAATTATGTTTAAACTAGTTCGATGTTTTCCACCATCTAGAgtacaaaaaaagaaatatactgCTAATCTTCCATGTCAATCTAAGTTAGAGCAAAACGTGGCGTTGGTTTGTGGTCTTGTATCTAACATAGTGTCCTCAAAATTGGCCACTTAATTGACACATGAGGGTGACAGAACCGTGGATTTGCATATTTAAAGGAGTTTTAAGAATCAAAATTTTGGTGCAAGCATTTTGTGGAAATGTAAAATCTGCATCTCTTAATGGTTTCCTACTTAATCTCATGGTTGCATCTCTTGAAATCAGTGACGTAATTATTCCTCCCTAGATATTCAGTGAGTGAAGGATATGTTGCATCACATTGATATTGGATGCTTATTCATAGATAGAAGAGAATGAGAATCTGTCCTTGAAAAGGAGAGTGACATATTTTTACACTGAAATTGAGGAGATAATCTCTTCACTACACATAACTAACAGAATAAAATCCTTCAGCCCTGATTATTCATCAATCACATGATCCTTAATCATACCTTATCTAAgtccaaattaaataaatcatccaTTGGCTACAGTAAACCCCATTGCAATTAGAACATTCTTCTTAGTTCTAATTAAGTTGATTATTTCTTGTAAAAGTGTATGCCAATTTAGAAACTGTctacttttattatttagaaTAAATGGTTGACTAATAATTGTTATAATGTGAAGTGTGAACTCTCATCTAGATATCTTGTAACCTTATGGGTAAAGAACACTGtctcatgaaaaaaataagcaaaagaaatagaaattCTTTATTCCTATTCCTAAGCACGATTAGCGCAATAGAATCTTATACAATTAATGTACTGTCACGTCATTTAATGAAACTCGataattcataaaatatcaaattcatcGAATGATATCTGTTAGGTGATAATATAAGGACATGTCTGTTTTAAAGTTGGCTAAATTTGATTCTggtataactaaatttaaatagttaaatataatGCACAAATTAgtcttaataataaattttattatataacgtATGTATCATTGATAAgaatttattatcattattagcaaaatgaacattaaattttttatattaataatgtattcaaattaaattcttaaacaatatatagaattttatgtttttattttaaaatcattaaattaaatagttgTTACATGTTAGTTAaggaaattttaatatatttcattaaatattgttaattacttaaaaaaatattgaacaatttttatatttataatataataagtaTTTTGTTTTCGCTAAATATCTactctgtttttgttttgttaggcTCTACCACTACTCTGTATGTTTGGTTAACCTTGGGAAATTAACTAGGATTTCAAACTTAACTGAAACAAATCCCTTTTGTTCATGTATCATAAATTTGCATACAATTGTAACATGATATAGAATATAGATAATGCTTTGATTGCTTTCTTTCAAACATTCGCATGTAATATTCAGGTTTTGCGTTGCCGTGTCCTTACTTTACTTTGTCATTCTTTTAATATTCTGCGAACCATGTATCAGGAAACTCGTGTCTTATAGGATTAGATAAGTTTTAGCTCCAATTAATTAAGATGGTAAAGAAGCAGCATCTAATgctgaaattataaaataatttcatgaaTGATTAGACTGTGTATCTAACTTGTTTTCGATTCTCATTATTTATATGTAAGATTCTTTTAAATCTAATATGTATTAGGAGCAAGATTAATCTCcaatctaattaattaagacaGCAATGGTTTCttacacaagaaaaaaaaaacatttacacctgtcataagagagagagagaatttctGCAAATGTCAATTTTCCTTTCACCAAAGTGTGCAAAATTTAAGTTACATTATGGACAGTAAGGTCCACACATAAGGTCCtaatcaaaatacaaaaaagaaagaaaaaaataagccTTAGTTAATTTTCCGAAGAAAGATGGtgagtacacaaaacaaaaccccTTTCAATTTCTCTGCTCTCAATTAAAGACCCCTTTTTTCATTGCAGCCTCTATTATTATTCATCCCTTTCCTTTCTAATCTTAACCACTTTAAACTTTTGGAACTCCAATGGCTACCCTTAACTCTCTTGAGGCTTCACCCTTTTGCATCTCAATGTCGTTGTTTGTTTCAGCATCTTCTACCACAGTCTCCAACCTCATCCCATTTTCTGAACAACACTTCAATACCTCAATGGTTATCTCTGCCTCTTTCTCTTTGTTCTCCTTGTGCTTGCCCCACAGAACCGAGTAAAGTCCCATTACTATGAGAATAGCTCCAATGACCCTGAAATCACATGCAGATAAATTCACATCAATAATTGTTGTTTACCACTGTTTCAAAGTTTGAGCTTTTTAAGATTGTGATGTTTCAACTTTTATGTAAGAAACACCAAACTTTTAGTTTATGATACAAGAGTGAATCAACTAAAACGTATAAGCTTCTTTCTTTGTGCCTAAAACAAGATATGTTCATTGGGAGTGAATATGAGTATTGAGTACTTACCCTccaagatatattttttctgCAAGGATGAAGGTACCCATGATGGCTACGATAATCATCATCAAAGGGCTGAAAGCAGTAACGAAAACAGGCCCTTTTTTCTGCATGACAATCCCTTGAACATAGTAGGTGATACCTGATGATATTATTCCCTGGTTCACCAAAGTTTACGTCCATTTAGATTCTCATATCATATGGTTCAACAACAAATACacagaaaaatagaataaaaattattgtatattcCGAGACTAGCACAAGTCTATAATCTTGACTCCTGATCAATTTTTATGTCATAGGTAATTGaggtttcttttaattttaaaaaaaataattaataaaactcgATTATGTgttacttaaaaattaattggaatCAGATGATCTTAGaccatataataatttatcagatAGATCATAGATGGATAGACAAATAGAGAGAGAGTGGCTTACAGCATAGGCTGCAGCAAGAAGGTTCATGTCCCAGCCAATGGTCCAAACAGATGGTTTGTGCTCCATGACAAAGGTAACTGCAATTGATTGCAGTGTACCTAAGGCACACACAAGTGCTGTGAGGGAGAGCTGAGCAGGGTATTTCCTTAATGTCACTGCCTGCATTAATCATAAATAATGTACACAAGTCACTCTCATGAATAAGAATcaaagtagtagtagtagtaggtAAGGTACTCTTTCCCCACTGTTTGAATTAAACACTTAATTACTTGCCTGAAGGATGAAGAAAGAAGCCCATGAAAGGGTGGCAAGTACGAGAAGAACAGAACCCTTGAACCAATCCTTTTCACCAGAATCAGTGTTGTTTTCAGGTACATAGTTTCTTGGGTGATGCATGTACTTAGACCCCAAGAAACTGATTACTTGCCCTTTgtacaatgtcatcaacatggCCCCAGCAACTGTTACTACAGTTCCAATCACCTTTGCTTGGCATCTTACTTTTCTCACGTTTAACTTCTCCATCCTAATCCATCCCAAACAGAGAGTAAAACCATGTTATCTCAAagcaatacaaaaaaaaaaatagtactaaTAGTAACAAATGAATAGAATTAAGATTAAGATTAACTGATTATGCATTTAAATTTACCTGAAAATAGCAGCCATCACAAATGTCATAGCAGGGAGCATGTTGCTTATCGCACATGAGTAGGTAGGGGAAGTAAATTTCAACCCCGCATAATATAAGTTCTGATCAATCACAGGCCTATAACAacataacagaaaaaaaaaacaaattttagaaCATGTTTTTTGGATAATGAACACCGTTTTCTAGAGCAAGAAAACTACTAACCCAAGGAGACCCAACACGAATATTTGCATGAACATGAGAAATGTAATCTTGGGCCTCACTTTCCTGCCAATGACAAATAGAAGGTTGATCagaaaatgattgaaaacaatgaaaccaaatggttttcacttttcttctcccatttttttttcctatgtgAATGACTGGTAGGTACCTCTCTAGAACAATAGCAAAAGGAGCAATAGCTGCAGTAGCAAAGGCGTGTCTATAAACCACAAGCACATAGTGGCTCATCCCACGGTTGAGGGAAACCTTGGTGATTATGTTCATACCCGCAAACCCGAATTGCAGAGAAATCATGGCTATGTAAGGCTTGCACCTCTGAAAGAAACTCCCACAATACCCATCTCCTTCCATTGTTTGATGTGTACGAGGTAAAGGGACAGTACTCTGAAATAGGAACAGAGTTTGTGTGTTTACAGAGGAAGAACACTTGTGGTTGTTTGTGTCTCCTAAGTGAAAAACGTTACCCCCACTTTGGTATTTATAGCTTATAAGAGTTAGGATCCGTAGAGGTGTGTGTGGAGAACCGTACTTAAAACTAACTACTACGGTTGTAAAATATGCCTTAAGACTcgaagaataatatatatattatttatcaaaagCTTTTATACTAACAACGAAAATCAAAATTACGtctttgtaatatatatatatatatatatatatatatatatatatatatatatatatatatatatatatataaaagtttatttCTTGTAAAAACTGGATCAACCTTTATTCACACTATTGTTGTaatctttaacaaaaataaaagtgatgATGATCTTTCAATTTGAAGCGTGTAAGAATGTCAACTTGAAGCTCTCACACGTGACCCCCTTTTTTTGCACTAGGTTTAATACGTAAGCCGCAGGATATTCTTATTTGTTGTTGTGCGTGTATGCAAGAAACATTATGGATTCCAGGTGGCAATAGTTGGGTTGTTCTATTTACTGGTAAAATTTAGACGTATGACAATCATTCTTTTAAAGTTCGTGTACAAGATAAACTTAACTTGGTGAATCATTCATTTTGGTAGTTTAATTTGCCGGAAAGCTATTACTAATTATAGAAAATCTTAAAATGACTGCATTTAGGTGATTCaagttttattataaatttaactaGTGAAActaattaaatcataatttgAAAGTAACACTAATCAAATCAcccatcaataattttaaaattaaatatttaataatcaaaacccacgattaaaatatatttaggtTAGTTTGTCAATATACCCACACATGTACATTATTTTCAGTTAGAGAGTATTAGCAgccttaataaaaatatttgtccaAAATTACCTCTGCGTCTCTTCTGTTTAATGAACTTGAAATAGGGACATTTCAGTAAAATaacagttatttttaaaaaattaaaagaatctcTCTCGTGTCTCATAGCTCACTTCACGCGTCACATTTCTGTCGCCTGAGTCCTGAGGGTCTCTTCTTCCATTACGAAAATGTTTGTTCTCTGCTTGAttgggtatatatatatatatatatatatatatatatatatatatatatatatatatatatatatatatatatactttttttgtaTGTCTAATTAGGTAATAAGAAGAGTTAAATCTCATATAAATTCTCAAAGGAAAGAGAGGatggatgaaataaaaataaggggAGAACGGggaaagagagtggaaaatgtttatattttgattttttttatcatgtaattGAATCGAGTTAAAATACAAGAGACACGTTGAGGAGAATATGGAGTGCTTAAACTGGTTGTACTTGAAGATTTCGGTGTGCCTTGCATTTTTAACATGACAAAGTTGTGTTTGGTGTGAACAAATACtatatatctatctatatatttatatatatccaATGTAGTCTATtgtcttttacttttttgttattttctgatGACATCAAGTACACCAAACTTAGCATGCATGTCGTAAAAGATAGCTAGGACACCTTACATGATCTTGTTAAAGATTTAGAATTCCTTACCTGATATGCTGCATTAGTTCTTGACAAGACACCAAATAAGCGTACAAATCAGCCATTTTGGTTATTCGTTAAAGAAAGCAACTTGAGCAATACTGATCAGGAAGAATTTCACCTATTAATCCATAGA harbors:
- the LOC114406592 gene encoding WAT1-related protein At5g07050-like, translating into MEGDGYCGSFFQRCKPYIAMISLQFGFAGMNIITKVSLNRGMSHYVLVVYRHAFATAAIAPFAIVLERKVRPKITFLMFMQIFVLGLLGPVIDQNLYYAGLKFTSPTYSCAISNMLPAMTFVMAAIFRMEKLNVRKVRCQAKVIGTVVTVAGAMLMTLYKGQVISFLGSKYMHHPRNYVPENNTDSGEKDWFKGSVLLVLATLSWASFFILQAVTLRKYPAQLSLTALVCALGTLQSIAVTFVMEHKPSVWTIGWDMNLLAAAYAGIISSGITYYVQGIVMQKKGPVFVTAFSPLMMIIVAIMGTFILAEKIYLGGVIGAILIVMGLYSVLWGKHKENKEKEAEITIEVLKCCSENGMRLETVVEDAETNNDIEMQKGEASRELRVAIGVPKV